CGCCCGACGACGCAGCTTCTCCGCCCTCCTCGTCGTCGACCACCGCCCCTGCCGCGGCATCCGCCACCGACGCCAGCGTGACCCCGGCGATCCGCGGCGCAGCGCCCTTGTCCTCTGCGCGGTCCCGCTCGCGCTGGAGCCAGTCCAGCTTCTCCTCCGAGCGGTCGAGCCCCGCCTCGGCGCAGATCTCGATCTGGATGCGGTGCTCGTCCTCGAGAGCCAGGAGCTGTCGCCGCCGCCGGTTCTGCAACGCGTCCGCCACCTCCGGGTGCAGCCGCACGCGCACCCCGCGGATGCGCCCCGTGACGGCCTTCTCCTCGATGCGGCGCAAGATCCCGAGACCCATCTGCTCGGCAGTCGGAAGCATTCCCGTCCCAGAGCAGGTGGGGCAGTTCCGGTGCGTGCGCAGCTGGAGCTGCTGCCGGATGCGTTGGCGGTTGATCTCGAGCAGGCCGTTCTCGCTGATCTTGCCCACGCTCGAGCGCGCCTTGTCGACCTTCATCGCGTCGCGCAGCGCCTTCTCGACGCTCCGCTGGTACTTGCGGCTGCGCATGTCGATGAAGTCCACCACCAGAAGACCGCCGATGTCGCGAAAGCGGAGCTGCCGCGCCACCTCGGCCGCCGCCTCCAGGTTGGTGTGAAAGGCCGTCTCCTCCTGGCTCGCCCCCCCCGTGGACTTGCCCGAGTTGACGTCGATGACCGTGAGCGCCTCGGTCCCCTCGATCACCAGCGAGCCCCCCGACGGCAGCGTCACCTTCGGCTCGTGGATCGACGCGATCTGCCGCTCCACCCCGTACTTCGTGAAGAGCGGCACGAGCTCCTCGTACGGCTTGAGCTCGATCTTGCTGCGCGGCAGAAACGCCTGCACGTACTCCTGCGCCTTCTGCAGCAGACGCGCGTTGTCCACCAGCACCTGCTCGACCCGCGCGTCGAGGTAGTCCCGCAGCGCCTGGATCAAGAGGTCCTGGTCGTCGTAGATGAGGCGCGGGCCTCGCCCCTGGGTGGAGTCCTCGAGCACCCGCTCCCACAGCCGCAGAAGCGCCCCGAGGTCCCGCTGCAGCTCGGCCTTGGTCTGGTCGGCGGCGTTCGTGCGCACGATGTAGCCGAAGCCGTCGGGCAGGTGCAGCGAGCTCACCCGCTCCTTGAGCTTCTTGCGCGCCTCCTCGTCCTCCACCTTGCGCGACAGCCCCCGCGAATCGTCGTAGGGCAGGAGCACGAGGTAGCGGCCGGCGAGGCTCAGGTTGGTCGTGAGCGCCGCGCCCTTGCTCCCCACCGCGTCCTTCGTCACCTGCACGAGCAGCGTGCGTCCGCGCTCGAGCACCTGATCGATGCGCGGCCTCCCCTCCCCCTCGGGCGGTCGATGGTAGGCCTGCGGCACCACGTCCCCGATGGCGAGAAAGCCCTGCCGCTCGGCGCCGTATTCGACGAACGCGGCGTCCAGCGCCGGGGCGATGTTGACCACCACGCCGCGGTAGATGTTCCCCCGCTCGAGTCCGGCCTGCGCGGTTTCGACCTGGTAGTTCTCGAGGACCCCGTCCTCGACGATGGCCACCCGGAGCTCCTCCGGTTGCTGGCCGTTGATGAGCATGGTGCGCGACACGTGTCGGTCTCCCTTCGGCGCGACGCTCGGACAGCCTGCTGCCGCGCCGCGACCTCGTGCCGCTCGCCGCGCTCACCCACAGACCGCTGGCGCGCCCCCCAAGTGGGGCGCGGAACCGCCGCTGCTCGCGTCGCGTCCCCTCCTCCGCCTCGCAGGGCCCAGGAACGCGACGAACCGGAGCACAGTACTATCCTCGCCGCGCCGCCTCAATCGAAAGCCGCCGCCCGCTTGTCGACGACCGAACGCCTCTGGGGTTAACCTTCGGCCATGCGCTACTGGTTTCAGCTCTGGGACGAGGCCACGGCCAGCCTCACGATCCCGCTCGTCGCGTCGCTCGTCCTCGTCCAGGCCATGGTGCGCGCCTGGGGCGTGGACACGCACCGGCAGATGCGCGGGCTCGCGCTCCTCGTGGGCCTGCACCTGATGCTCCTCCCCGCCGTGGCCTGGCTGCAGCCCGCGAAGGGGAGCG
Above is a window of Deltaproteobacteria bacterium DNA encoding:
- a CDS encoding Rne/Rng family ribonuclease — protein: MSRTMLINGQQPEELRVAIVEDGVLENYQVETAQAGLERGNIYRGVVVNIAPALDAAFVEYGAERQGFLAIGDVVPQAYHRPPEGEGRPRIDQVLERGRTLLVQVTKDAVGSKGAALTTNLSLAGRYLVLLPYDDSRGLSRKVEDEEARKKLKERVSSLHLPDGFGYIVRTNAADQTKAELQRDLGALLRLWERVLEDSTQGRGPRLIYDDQDLLIQALRDYLDARVEQVLVDNARLLQKAQEYVQAFLPRSKIELKPYEELVPLFTKYGVERQIASIHEPKVTLPSGGSLVIEGTEALTVIDVNSGKSTGGASQEETAFHTNLEAAAEVARQLRFRDIGGLLVVDFIDMRSRKYQRSVEKALRDAMKVDKARSSVGKISENGLLEINRQRIRQQLQLRTHRNCPTCSGTGMLPTAEQMGLGILRRIEEKAVTGRIRGVRVRLHPEVADALQNRRRRQLLALEDEHRIQIEICAEAGLDRSEEKLDWLQRERDRAEDKGAAPRIAGVTLASVADAAAGAVVDDEEGGEAASSGEGDGGAGARRAAGEGGRRGRGRRDRGRGRARGAEERGAAGRGPAARPTESKEASAEGASSEGASGASGEGAPGAGGERGAEGAAQSPRDERGGRRGRGRRRGRGRRGGGEPAREAERPREGGRAEESAAPAGGEARAEGAPQNGGGGGGEGGSASGDEGAAERSRRRRRRRRGRGGRGDAAAGGVEGAGSSGGGENGGGATDA